A region from the Lycium barbarum isolate Lr01 chromosome 8, ASM1917538v2, whole genome shotgun sequence genome encodes:
- the LOC132605995 gene encoding uncharacterized protein LOC132605995 yields the protein MSFKNADMEENHLQPVCSQLSWYHILSMFYELTVFFFCAPFFSLFWVWHAWSKRGRPNENRALHVTSTKNRPRLYSRLKNFSCQAGVEISTWTENDISWEFVLSAGLEIDAYVLASASSRIKTLLNMSKTFANLLGVEESSVILAPTLNLQRCSTVKPLKASGVSSTLLLWNRR from the exons ATGAGTTTTAAGAATgctgatatggaagaaaatcatTTGCAGCCAGTTTGTTCTCAACTTTCTTGGTACCACAttttatctatgttttatgaattaactgttttttttttctgcgCTCCTTTTTTCTCTTTGTTTTGGGTATGGCATGCGTGGAGCAAAAGGGGAAGGCCAAATGAGAATAGAGCCTTGCACGTTACAAGTACAAAAAATAGGCCAAGGCTTTACTCACGACTGAAGAATTTCTCA TGTCAAGCTGGAGTagagatatcaacatggacagaGAATGACATTTCTTGGGAGTTTGTCTTGAGTGCTGGATTGGAGATTGATGCATACGTTCTGGCATCTGCATCTTCTAGAATCAAGACCCTTTTGAATATGAGTAAAACTTTTGCG AATCTACTGGGAGTTGAGGAATCCTCAGTTATCCTGGCGCCAACTTTGAATTTGCAGCGGTGTTCGACAGTGAAACCATTGAAAGCTTCTG GAGTTAGCTCTACGCTACTGCTATGGAACAGAAGATAA
- the LOC132607729 gene encoding uncharacterized mitochondrial protein AtMg00810-like, translating to MTGDDKEEMTRLTKLLAQELEIKDLGKLQYFLGIEVARSNRGIFISQRNYILDLLKETGMTSCKPTESSMESNHKLQSGVGKSVDKERYQRLVGRHIYLSHTRPDIAYSVSLVSQFMHDPRDPHMEAIFRILQYLKSAPGKGLLFSRNGHLNIEAFTDANWAGSLDERRSTSDYCTLVGGNLVTW from the coding sequence ATGACAGGAGATGACAAGGAGGAAATGACCCGATTGACAAAGTTGTTGGCTCAAGAATTGGAGATCAAGGATCTTGGAAAATTGCAATACTTCTTGGGTATCGAGGTTGCTAGATCAAATAGAGGAATCTTTATTTCCCAAAGAAATTATATTCTGGACCTCTTGAAAGAAACTGGTATGACAAGTTGCAAGCCAACAGAATCATCCATGGAAAGCAATCACAAACTACAAAGTGGAGTTGGAAAGTCAGTTGATAAGGAGAGATATCAGAGGCTGGTTGGAAGACACATTTATCTCTCACACACTAGACCAGATATAGCCTATTCAGTCAGCCTGGTGAGTCAATTCATGCATGATCCTCGAGATCCTCATATGGAAGCTATCTTTCGCATTTTGCAGTATCTGAAGTCTGCGCCAGGGAAAGGTCTACTTTTCTCCAGAAATGGTCACCTCAATATAGAAGCCTTTACAGATGCGAATTGGGCAGGATCTCTAGATGAGCGAAGATCTACATCCGATTACTGTACACTCGTAGGAGGAAACCTGGTCACTTGGTGA